The genomic segment GCGCCAATCAATAAAAAGGCGCCGGAAAAAAGACCAAGGCCAGACAGGGTGGCTTTGAGCGTCCCGATGGCCGCGAAAATACCGCCCACGGTGAACCCGAAATTCCGGTTGGACGGACCTTCGACTTTTTTGTGTTCGGTGAAGTTTTCGTGAAAATCAGCCATGTTTTTCCTCGCTTAAGACAGGAGTTTTGTAACGCAATTGTCTTCCCGGCACAACATTCTTAGTATAAGCCGCCTGTTCCGGTAAAGGCCGGGTCGTTCGTTGTCGGGCGGGCGGGTTGTTGTGCCGGCCCTCCGGTGGAAGGCGCTGTGTTGCCCCGGCTGAAGGAATTCAGAGGGTCGTTGCTGTCGTGGGTGCCGTAAGAGGGCGTGTACCCGTTATAAGGGCTGTCGTCATAGGAACGGCTGTTTTGAGGATCGTTGTTGTTTTCCTCATACGTGCCCGAATAATCGCCATAGCCGAACTGGTCATAGCCGTAAGGGTCTTCCTCATAAGGATCGTTTAGCCCGCCGCCGGAAATCACGCCCGTATCCAGAACATATTCATCCAGATTTGGCTCCGTGCCGGCGACAAAAGCTTCCCAGATCACATTTTCGTCTCCGGGCATCGCGGTCCGTCCGGTTGCGGCGTTGACGCGCACAAGTTTAATGCCGGGCGGAACGCGGAACGGAGTTGGAAGCGTGTCTTTCAATGCCTCTTCCATAAATTTTTTAAAAATCGGCGCGGCAACGGAAGACCCTGTTTCGCGTTTCCCCAAAGAAACAGGATCATCAAAGCCCGCGAAAACGCCTACCACCAGATCCGGTGAAAATCCGATGAACCAGGTATCCTTGGATTTATTGGTGGTACCTGTTTTTCCGGCCAGCGGCCGGTTAAGGTCTTTAAGGCTGCGGGCCGTACCGCGCTGAACGACGCCTTCCATGATGGAAACGACTTGATAGGCGCTGCGTTCATCGACAATCTGTTCACGTTCATCAGGAATCTGGGGAACGCTCTGACCTTCCCAGCGAATAAGGGTGCCGCAATTGGGGCAGGGACGCTGATCGTGCTTGAAGACGGTTTTGCCATGGCGGTCCTGAATCCGGTCAATAAAAGTGGGCGTAATTTTCTTGCCGCCGTTGACCAGCATGGCATAGGCGGTCGTCAGGCGCAGCAGGGTCGTTTCACCGGCGCCAAGGGCGTAAGACAGGAACGGTTTCATATCGTCGGCAATGCCAAAACGTGTGGCGATATCGATTACCTTGTCCATGCCGATGTGGTCGGCCAGCCGGACGGTCATCAGGTTCCGTGATTTTTCGATTCCGACGCGTAAAGGAGTCGGGCCGTAAAATTCACCGGAATAATTGGTGGGGCGCCAGAAATCGCCGGGGGCCTGTTCAATGACGAAAGGAGCGTCCAGAACCCGCGTGGTGGGGGTGAAGCCTTCGCTGAGCGCGGCGAGATAAACGAAGGGTTTAAAGGCGGAGCCGGGCTGCCTTTGCGCTTGCGTCGCGCGATTGAAAACGGAGCTTCCGTGCTGCCAGCCGCCATCCATTGCCAGAACGCGTCCCGTATGGGGGTCAAGTGCAATAATGGCCCCCTGGATTTTGGGGATTTGGCGCAGGACCAGTTTTCCTTCTATGTCCTCGACCATAATCACGTCCCCTGTTTTAAGAACCTGTTCGGGGGAGGTAATTTCGGGACCGAGCGCATAGCATTCCTGTAAGCATTTCCGCGCCCAGGCAAGCCCTTCCAGCATAAGGTTGCGCTTGTCTTCTCCGGCACCAAAACCGATGGCCGCTTTTTCATCATCCGTTTTCAGGACGACGCCCATTCTCCAGTTCTTGAGCATTCCGTCAGGCTTCTTGGTTTTTGCCAGTTTTGCAGTCCAGTCCTGTATGTCCTCAAAATGTTCGATCGCACCGCGCCAGCCATGGCGCTTATCGTATTCCATCAGCCCTTCCCGCAAAGCCCGCTGGGCGATGTCTTCAAAAGCCGGGTTGAGGGAGGTGCGCACGGCAAGGCCGCCTTTATACAGGCTTTCGGGACCGTATTGTTTTTCCAGCTCGCGCCGGACATCTTCGGCAAAATAGGGGGCGCTGACATGGCTGTCTTCGGCGGGTTTTCTCATTTCCAACGGTGTGGCTTTGGCCAGTTCGGCCTGTCCTTGCGTGATATGACCGTCTTCCGCCATCCGGTCCAGAATCCAGTTGCGCCGTGCCAGCGCTTCATCATGGTTGCGGATGGGGTGGTAATTGTTGGGCGCCTTCGGCAGAACGGCAAGATAGGCCGCCTCGGAAAGCGTCAGTTCGTCCAGCGGTTTATCGAAATAGGTCAGCGCGGCCGCCGCCACGCCGTAGGCCCGCTTTCCGAGAAAAATCTCGTTCAGGTAAAGTTCCAGAAGCTGGTCTTTGGACAGGGCTTTTTCCATGCGCAGGGCCAGAATGGCTTCTTTAATTTTGCGCTCATAGGACACCTCGTTGGTGAGCAGGAAGTTTTTGGCCACCTGCTGCGTAATCGTGGAGGCCCCCACCAGCCGTTTTCCGGAGCCGGAATTGCGTAAATTTGTGATAACCGCACGCACTACCGCAAATGTGTCTACCCCCTTGTGGTCGTAGAAGTTCTTATCTTCGGCAGACAGGAACGCCTGTTTGACCGTATCGGGAATGATTTCAACGGGCACAAAGATGCGTTTTTCTTTCGCATATTCCGCCAGAAGGCGACCGTCTCCGGCATAAATGCGGGTGACGATCGGCGGTTCATAATTTTTTAGCTGGCTGTAATCCGGTAAATCCTTGCTGTAATAGGAAAGGACAAAGCCAAAAAAGGCGATTCCCGCGATAAGCCCCAAAAAGCCCAGCGAAAACAGCCACAGAAATAATGTTCCGATCCAGCGCATGGAGGTCTTTATGGCAGAATTTCAGGCGGGATTAAAGACTTAAACGTGACCTTTTCAAGGCCCTGTTGCGGTTTGTGGGGGTACGGCAAGGCCGTCATGCGGCCAGTTCTTTCAAAAGCGCCACCGTATCCGGAAACGCGTAATCCACAAAATCCGGAATATGTTTAATATTGCTTCCATGATGAATGAACGCCGTCTGAAACCCCATATCCTTTGGCACGGTCAGATTGCGCAGGGAATCTTCGACCACCAGAATGTCTTCCGCGCGTTGCCCCAGTTTTTCCCGCGCCAGTTCGAAGGGGCGTGTGCTGCGCGATTTGGGTTGGAAGTCCGCATCTTCCAGTGCAAAAATAACCTCGTCCGGAAACCATTCTTTGAGCCCCAGATGCGACAGTGCGCGCTGCGCCCATCCGCGGGATGCATTGGTGACGATCGCCTGCGGAAGGTTTAATTGCTCCAGCCCTGCGCACATGTCTTCATTGCGCCCCAGAATTTTTTCGTCCATGGCGTCATGAAAAGGAAAATGATAGTCGCTATACTCAACGTTCTTGTCTTCGATAAAACAGTAGCCGCTATAGCCATGCTGCTCATAAGATTTTTCCGCCAAAACCAGCGCTTCTTCAAAAGTGAAATCATCTACCAGGGTACAGATCGTACGTGCGGCCGCCACGTTGCATGCCCGCACGAACATTTCGTCGAACCGGTAGAGCGTGTTATCCAGATCCCAGATGATGGCTTTGATATGTTTCATTTTTTTGTCTTAAACACATGCTTCAAAAATTTTAAAGCCGCTTTTTTCGGCGTGTTTTTGAACGTCTGAAAACATGTCTTCCAGACATCTCTCATACGATAAATGCGCATTGGCCACCATGAAAAGGCGTCCGCCCGCTTTCAAAGCCGTACGTGCCGTACGGATAAAAGCCTGCCCTGTATCCTGATCCGTTTTCTTCCCTGCATGAAAAGGCGGATTCATGACAATAAAATCCAGCAGTGGCAACGTTGAGACCGGCGTTGTTAAATCTTCCCATTTCGCCTCGACCGGAAAGCCTTCCAGATTTCTCTGCGCCGCCTGAACCGCCCGCGCATCCGCATCCAGCGCATAAAGCCTTCCAATGCCCGGGTTTTTAGTCAAAACCTGCCGTGCCAGATACCCGTATCCACACCCGAAATCCGCCCCGACCCCGGACAAATTATCCGGCAAATAGTCCTTGAGAATTTTCGAACCTTCATCAATGCGGTTCCAGCCAAAGAGTCCGGGTTGCGAAAAACAGGTTTCACCTTCTATGGCTATCTGTTGCAATTGCCCCTGCGCCGCCCATTTTTGTGCCGTTTCTCCTTTTTCCAAAAAGTCTTTTTGCGCCCAGACGACACGCGCCTTGTGCTTGGAGAGATACCGGACCGATGAAAAGCCCATCTCCCTGAACCATTTTTCAATCCGTCCGCCGCCCGCGTCATTGGCCGCGGCGGCCACCAAAATTCCGCTGTCGGACAATGCCAGCGCCCCCTGGCCTAAAAATGCCTGCGCTTCCTCTTTCTGCTTTGGCAGGAGGCAAAGGACAGCCGCATAGGTCCCCTGACGCTCCGGCGGGGGAAACGTTTGCGCAGCATGATACCCGGCAGCTTCCATAGCTTTGGCCGGGGCGCGCCAGAACTGGCAACAATCTATCCGGGCAAATTCCCGCAGGAAAGGGTGGGTTTCCGCCCCGAGAAACAAGGCCGTTTCCCCGGCTTCCGGAACGTCTATTTCCCCCTTCTCAAAGGGCAGAAACAGGGTGCTTTTTACAGTCTGCGTCAATTGCTCTTGAAATCCGGTCCAATAAAAGAGATAAAGCCTAAGCCCTTAACCTCCTGAAGACAATGACGATTTTTGTATGACAAATTCCGCTCCCTCCGCCGCCGGTAAAGGAGATTTAACCCAAGGGTCGATCCGTTCCCATCTGGTCCGGCTGTCCGTTCCTATGATCTGGGGCATTATGGCGCTCATCAGTTTTCAACTGGTCGACACGTTTTTTGTCGCACGGCTGGGCACGGAAAAACTCGCCGCCCTCACTTTCACTTTTCCCCTGAGCTATATCATTTTCAGCTTTATTCTGGGCTTTGGCATTTCCATGTCTTCCGTTGCCGCGCGCCTGATCGGGGAAGGAAATCCACATGCCGTCAAGCGGGTGGTGACACACGGCCTCCTGATAGGCTTTCTGGCGGGCAGCCTTTTAACTCTCCTTGGCTATCTTCACATGGAATCCATTTTTACAGCGATGGGCGCCGACGAAGACATGCTCGCAAAAATTCTTAAATATATGCGGGTCTGGTTTCTGGGACCTGTTTTTGTTGCCACGTGGATTATCGGAAACGCGGCTATCCGTGCAGGCGGAGACACAAAAACGCCCGCCCTTATCATGGGCAGCGTCGCTCTCACCAACCTCGTTCTTGACCCCATTTTGATCTTCGGCCTCTTCGGGTTCCCGAGATTGGAGCTTCAGGGCGCTGCCATCGCAACAATTTGCGGCGAAATTTTAGGCGCTTTTATTGCCTTGTATGTTTTATACGGGCGGAAAAAACTGCTCCTTTCCCCCCGTTATCCGGAACTGGAAACATTCAAAAACTCCTTCAAACGGATTATCTCTATTGCTCTTCCCGTCGGAATTACCAACACTATTTATCCCTTGGTGAATGCCTTTATTATCGGGATCTTGTCCGCCTCTGGCAGCGCGGCGGTTGCCGCTTTCGGCATTGCCAGCCGGATTGAGGCTTTTGCCTTTATCATTCTGATGGCCCTGTCTATCGGGATGGGTCCTATTATCAGCCAGAATTTCGGCGCAAAAAACTTTGCCCGCACAAAGGAAACCTTGAAGCTTGCCATCGGATTCAACGTTCTCTGGTCCGCTTGTGTCGCCGTGATTTTGGGAGTCCTCGCAAAGCCGATCGCAGGTCTTTTTTCAAGCGACCCGCACGTTATTGCCTATATGACCCTCTTTTTCTGGATCGTGCCTTTTTCCTACGCCTTCAGCAATCTGGTCAATAGCTGGTGCAGCGCGTTCAACGCTATGGGAAAACCCAGATATTCCTTCACGATGATCGTTGTAAAAATGCTGCTTTTGATGATCCCGGCTCTGTGTCTCGGTTATGACATAGGCGGCCCGCAGGGATTGTTTATCGCCATGGCTGCCGTAAACCTTCTGACGGGAACAACATTCCATTTGTGGTCACAAAAACGCCTGCAAAAAATTGAGATCGGGGACTGACACGAAAGGAGGTTGGAGCGGGTGACCGGGATCGAACCGGCATATTCAGCTTGGAAGGCTGACGTTCTACCATTGAACTACACCCGCGCAGCGGCAGACGCGTTATCCATTAACAGTGATCCGTTTCAAAATCAATATAGATTTGGCAAAGTCTATTCAATCTTTCGGCCAAAGGTCCGCAAGCCCGCACCCGTTAGCTGTTTCCGAATGCGCCCGGGGCGATAGACTCTCTCCTCAGGTGGGCGATGATGAGGCCCGTCCAAGCAATCATCCAACCTATCAAGCCAAGTTTCGGAAGAAGCAACATCTTCTCGCCCAGGTGAAGGCCAGTTATTACGATTATAAAAGGCAGGAGAGCGGCGGGCACAGTCAAAGGTCTCTGATAAACCTGAATGACGACCTATTCCACTCAATTCCTCACGACAACTTCGAATCTCTTTTCGAATCTCTTCAAGCCCAGCTCCGATTTCGTCAATTACCCTCGCAGTTACCCTCGCAATTTCTTGCTCCAACGCCTGACGCGCCAAGGACTTACCCTCATTTGTCATCGGTTTCTCCTTTCAAGCTACTCTTTCGTTATTGAAAATTATACCGGAAGAGTCAAGAAACTTACGGGTTCAGCTTTCGCCAGCTCAAGGCCATACCGCCGGCGGGAAGTCCGAAGGTTTCCGCCGCGCTGCCGCCGCGCTTGACGATTTCGGCAAAGCGCAGACGCGTGCCACCCGGCAGGTTCCAGCCCGAAGACCCCCCGGCAAAACAAAACTGGCCGTCCGCCACGCCGAAAATCCCTTCCGCCGCGCGGACAAGCTGCTGCCGGCCGCCTATTTCAAGGGTTACATCCTGTCCTTTAAATTCTTCGAGCTTTTCAGGGTTCACGGAAGTTTTGATATTGCCGTACCCGTCCGTGTAGCAAACAACGTCTTTGGGATAATCGGGAACCGCCATACGGATATCTGCGCCCAGTTCGCTCTTATTGCCCTTGGCGATTTTACCGAAAGCTGGCGGGAAAATATCGCGGGAGCGAAACTGCGACCCTTCTTTTGCGCAGTTAATCTCGCGCATTTCCTCTGCGCCCTCTTTTAAAAAAGACAGGGAATAGCCGCTGTTCACCGCGACAATTTCCACGCCATTATATAATTTCACATAGGCCAGCCCTTCGCCGGCATTTTTGACGCGCGGGGCCAGATTGTCCTTGCGCGGGGCGGTATTCACATAGAATTTATGCCGTCCGCCCAGCCTCGAATTCATCGCCGTCTGGGCCAGCGCAAAGCCCGTTGCTACCGTATCGAATGCCGGGACGGAATAATCCTTTATCGTAAAGTCCAGACCGTCCAGTTCATAAAAGAGCTTCTGCGTCACTTCCGCAAAAGCCAGATCGTGCAAGGCCCCGTAATCCGCAATAATAGAAACCAGAATACCAGACATGTTTATTTAATTTGAACCTCCGGAAATTTCCAAAAACTGAATTCCTTTTTCCAGCATATGATCGACCAGGCCGATCGTAACATCAACGATTTCCGCCTGATCGTGCGCCAAAACAATATTGACACTGTTTTCCTTGTTCAGCCAGCGGTCCAGATCGATTTTCTGTTTCAAGTCATCCGGCGATTTATAGCGCCACTTGCCCAGATGCCGCTGCGTGACCATCCAGTCGCAGGTGGAAAAGGTAAAAAGGCAGTCCCGCGCCTCTTGAATTTCAGGGTTATTGTACCAGCTATGGGTGACGCCTGAAAAAGGCACCGTGTATCCGGCTTCTTTTAAATATTTCTGAATGTGCCTTTTTTTGGCTTCAAATTCCGAGTTCGGGCGCTGCATGCTAATCACATTCAGCCCTTCGGTCAGGCAGGTTTTGACGTCCTTCAAATCGTTTCCCTGAAATCCGTCATAATCGACAATCCAGCCGCCGCAGCCCCGGTCCATATGCGGAAAACGGAAGTACCGTTGTGCAGGACGTTTTTCATACGCAAGATCATAAGCCCGGTCGATGAGCGCTTCCGTTTTTTCGATTTCGTCAATCATCTCTTCCGTTGACAAATCGGACGCCCGCCGATGTGAAAAGGCATGATTGGCCAAATGAAAGCCGCCCTGGATAATCCGTACCGCCATCACCAGATTTTGCTCCAGAAACTCGCCGCGGCAAAAAAACAGCGCCGGAACCTTTTTCTGCTTCAAAAAACAGACCAGATCATCCGTTCGCGTAGAAGGGGAATCGTCAATGGTAAGATAGGCTTTAGAAGTCATGCTTGAGAAAATCTGTTCAGCCCGACAAGGGGCATATTTTGTTCGAGACAATAAAAAACGGGAACGGACGCCTGCGTTTTTTTCACAACCATAACTGTATCAGCGATCAGGAAATCTTCAAAGGCCCCCCTGTTAAATAAATCATGCGCCATGAGGTTATCAATCACGCCGCCAGTAAGGTACAGTCCGCCATAAACGAAAGAAACCCCGAGCAAAATCTGGGCATGAAGTCCCAGAAATTCGCAAAACACCCTGACGGACTGCCGTGCCGCCTCGTTCGGTTTTTGAAGCAGGAGAGAAAAAGCCGCATCCTCCAGACCGGCAACGGAAAGGCCGCTAAAAGCCTCGTAAATCCAGCGCAGACCGCGTGCGGATACAACATCCTCCATTGCCAGATCGCGGTCTTGCGGGTGGGTTTTCAGGATATAATCCCGCACCTGTCTTTGATCGTCCGTCTGAACATTCAAGGGTACAAAACCGCCGAAACTTTTCCGCACGGTCTGGGTGTCGTTTAAATAAAAGCTGTGCCCGGCCCCTGTGCCCACACTGAGAAGGCAAAGATCACGATTGGGCGGCGAGCCTTCTCCCTGCCGGAGGATTTCGGTCTGGCCGGGCGCAAGGCATGAAAGGCCGTAACAGGCCGCCTCCAGATCATTCAGAAAAGACAGGTCTTGCAGGCCCAAATGAGAGGCCAGCCCTTCCGGATCTATGTCCAGAGGCGCTTTCGTCCTGTCCCGCCGATACCGGATTTTGCCGTTTTCCAGCCAGGACGTGCCGGCAATCGCCATGGAAGACAGGGGGGGCATGGCTTCTTCCGTCATGTAATGCTGTACTGCTGCCTTCAGATCCGGGAAATTATCCAGCCTGTATTTTTTGATGTTTTGCGGCCCTTCG from the Rhodospirillales bacterium genome contains:
- a CDS encoding penicillin-binding protein 1A — encoded protein: MRWIGTLFLWLFSLGFLGLIAGIAFFGFVLSYYSKDLPDYSQLKNYEPPIVTRIYAGDGRLLAEYAKEKRIFVPVEIIPDTVKQAFLSAEDKNFYDHKGVDTFAVVRAVITNLRNSGSGKRLVGASTITQQVAKNFLLTNEVSYERKIKEAILALRMEKALSKDQLLELYLNEIFLGKRAYGVAAAALTYFDKPLDELTLSEAAYLAVLPKAPNNYHPIRNHDEALARRNWILDRMAEDGHITQGQAELAKATPLEMRKPAEDSHVSAPYFAEDVRRELEKQYGPESLYKGGLAVRTSLNPAFEDIAQRALREGLMEYDKRHGWRGAIEHFEDIQDWTAKLAKTKKPDGMLKNWRMGVVLKTDDEKAAIGFGAGEDKRNLMLEGLAWARKCLQECYALGPEITSPEQVLKTGDVIMVEDIEGKLVLRQIPKIQGAIIALDPHTGRVLAMDGGWQHGSSVFNRATQAQRQPGSAFKPFVYLAALSEGFTPTTRVLDAPFVIEQAPGDFWRPTNYSGEFYGPTPLRVGIEKSRNLMTVRLADHIGMDKVIDIATRFGIADDMKPFLSYALGAGETTLLRLTTAYAMLVNGGKKITPTFIDRIQDRHGKTVFKHDQRPCPNCGTLIRWEGQSVPQIPDEREQIVDERSAYQVVSIMEGVVQRGTARSLKDLNRPLAGKTGTTNKSKDTWFIGFSPDLVVGVFAGFDDPVSLGKRETGSSVAAPIFKKFMEEALKDTLPTPFRVPPGIKLVRVNAATGRTAMPGDENVIWEAFVAGTEPNLDEYVLDTGVISGGGLNDPYEEDPYGYDQFGYGDYSGTYEENNNDPQNSRSYDDSPYNGYTPSYGTHDSNDPLNSFSRGNTAPSTGGPAQQPARPTTNDPAFTGTGGLY
- a CDS encoding HAD family hydrolase encodes the protein MKHIKAIIWDLDNTLYRFDEMFVRACNVAAARTICTLVDDFTFEEALVLAEKSYEQHGYSGYCFIEDKNVEYSDYHFPFHDAMDEKILGRNEDMCAGLEQLNLPQAIVTNASRGWAQRALSHLGLKEWFPDEVIFALEDADFQPKSRSTRPFELAREKLGQRAEDILVVEDSLRNLTVPKDMGFQTAFIHHGSNIKHIPDFVDYAFPDTVALLKELAA
- a CDS encoding methyltransferase, which encodes MTQTVKSTLFLPFEKGEIDVPEAGETALFLGAETHPFLREFARIDCCQFWRAPAKAMEAAGYHAAQTFPPPERQGTYAAVLCLLPKQKEEAQAFLGQGALALSDSGILVAAAANDAGGGRIEKWFREMGFSSVRYLSKHKARVVWAQKDFLEKGETAQKWAAQGQLQQIAIEGETCFSQPGLFGWNRIDEGSKILKDYLPDNLSGVGADFGCGYGYLARQVLTKNPGIGRLYALDADARAVQAAQRNLEGFPVEAKWEDLTTPVSTLPLLDFIVMNPPFHAGKKTDQDTGQAFIRTARTALKAGGRLFMVANAHLSYERCLEDMFSDVQKHAEKSGFKIFEACV
- a CDS encoding MATE family efflux transporter; the protein is MTNSAPSAAGKGDLTQGSIRSHLVRLSVPMIWGIMALISFQLVDTFFVARLGTEKLAALTFTFPLSYIIFSFILGFGISMSSVAARLIGEGNPHAVKRVVTHGLLIGFLAGSLLTLLGYLHMESIFTAMGADEDMLAKILKYMRVWFLGPVFVATWIIGNAAIRAGGDTKTPALIMGSVALTNLVLDPILIFGLFGFPRLELQGAAIATICGEILGAFIALYVLYGRKKLLLSPRYPELETFKNSFKRIISIALPVGITNTIYPLVNAFIIGILSASGSAAVAAFGIASRIEAFAFIILMALSIGMGPIISQNFGAKNFARTKETLKLAIGFNVLWSACVAVILGVLAKPIAGLFSSDPHVIAYMTLFFWIVPFSYAFSNLVNSWCSAFNAMGKPRYSFTMIVVKMLLLMIPALCLGYDIGGPQGLFIAMAAVNLLTGTTFHLWSQKRLQKIEIGD
- a CDS encoding SAM-dependent chlorinase/fluorinase — protein: MSGILVSIIADYGALHDLAFAEVTQKLFYELDGLDFTIKDYSVPAFDTVATGFALAQTAMNSRLGGRHKFYVNTAPRKDNLAPRVKNAGEGLAYVKLYNGVEIVAVNSGYSLSFLKEGAEEMREINCAKEGSQFRSRDIFPPAFGKIAKGNKSELGADIRMAVPDYPKDVVCYTDGYGNIKTSVNPEKLEEFKGQDVTLEIGGRQQLVRAAEGIFGVADGQFCFAGGSSGWNLPGGTRLRFAEIVKRGGSAAETFGLPAGGMALSWRKLNP
- a CDS encoding polysaccharide deacetylase family protein, with product MTSKAYLTIDDSPSTRTDDLVCFLKQKKVPALFFCRGEFLEQNLVMAVRIIQGGFHLANHAFSHRRASDLSTEEMIDEIEKTEALIDRAYDLAYEKRPAQRYFRFPHMDRGCGGWIVDYDGFQGNDLKDVKTCLTEGLNVISMQRPNSEFEAKKRHIQKYLKEAGYTVPFSGVTHSWYNNPEIQEARDCLFTFSTCDWMVTQRHLGKWRYKSPDDLKQKIDLDRWLNKENSVNIVLAHDQAEIVDVTIGLVDHMLEKGIQFLEISGGSN
- a CDS encoding glucokinase, with the protein product MPVLLADIGGTHIRFALRGAEGPQNIKKYRLDNFPDLKAAVQHYMTEEAMPPLSSMAIAGTSWLENGKIRYRRDRTKAPLDIDPEGLASHLGLQDLSFLNDLEAACYGLSCLAPGQTEILRQGEGSPPNRDLCLLSVGTGAGHSFYLNDTQTVRKSFGGFVPLNVQTDDQRQVRDYILKTHPQDRDLAMEDVVSARGLRWIYEAFSGLSVAGLEDAAFSLLLQKPNEAARQSVRVFCEFLGLHAQILLGVSFVYGGLYLTGGVIDNLMAHDLFNRGAFEDFLIADTVMVVKKTQASVPVFYCLEQNMPLVGLNRFSQA